The Arachis hypogaea cultivar Tifrunner chromosome 14, arahy.Tifrunner.gnm2.J5K5, whole genome shotgun sequence DNA window TGGTATGCAAGCAATAACAGCTTTTGCTTGTGATTTGATCAGGAGATTCAGGCCCTTGTCCAAAATACTGTAGGTCACGAATCATTATCTATCCTAACACTTCTTCTCTAACATTATTCCATGATAGTTAAAATTTCTTTCATGAAATTGCTCTCATGTCAAATGATAAATGGAAGGATTGACATAATCAACAACCACTACTTGACATTCACATTACATATGTGATTGACCACAGAGAAAAAGAGGCATCAGCCATCAGTAGATAACAAATGAGTTCCGATAATGTGGCAGCAACATAAAGAATTTAAATGATGTCGCATTAAAGTTGAAGCTTAAGGAGTATCTaagaaagcaaaaaataaaagaaaaaaaatctagaaaggTGAACACTTTGAACAGAAAGAATCTTACCCATTTTCCTGAAGTACAAGAAATTAGTAATTAGACGCCAGAACTGATATTGCTTCACCACCAATCTAGGGTTTAAGTACAAATGATAAGGTGAAATTATCTGCAAAATCACAAAGATTTAGCTACTTCCAGCTTCCAAACCAGTCAAATCGCAAGCTAATTAATCCTTCACAGCACAATAATTGGAAACTAAAGCCTATCCCACAATCAAAGTATAAGCATTTCAACTAAGACAAGAATGACCCaatcaaatattttcatttttcaaaaagaaaaataaatagaaaaatcaaaacttaTAACGAATATTAAGGCTTTGCTTTTCAAATCGCCGGAAAAGAATGCCCAAATTAAGAAATCAGAAGAACAACAATTATCGTTAGGGAGCACAAAAAATCAAATTGGAGACCCAGAAACacaaatggaaaaaaaaccgaacTTTGGATGAAAGGAACTGGCTTACATCGAGGGAACAACCGATGGTGGTGACGACAGCAGCAGTGAGGTAAGAGCGCGTGATAACCGGCATCTGCTTATACCATTCTTCAACCGCTTGCGCCATTGTTCCTTTCTCCTAATTTCTTCTTCGTAATTGCCGCCAAAGAGGGAAAAACACGAAACAATAAGGAAAATAAACAGGTGAAACCTTGAATAGGGTTTAGGTATGCTCTGAGAAATcggaatgaagagagagaaaaccgGAAGGTGAGTTGGAAAGAGATTATTGTGGAAATTGTACACAAGAGAAAGAAGGAGTAGAAGATGGCGACGAAGGAGCACCGATCAGAGAGATATTCAGATGCAGAGAAACACGATGAATGACAGAGACTGAACCAATCACAAAGCGCGTGCTCTTCACGGACCAATCATGTTGTTGTACTTTGTTTACAGTGTTTTTGCCTTTTTGGAGACTTTTATTATGGTCAATGCTTTTGGGCCTTAAAATGGAGGCGGCTACGTGGAATCCTCTTAAAGCCCAAATGTATTAAGCCCAAAAGAAAACCCTATatacattttcttttgaataaatgGTTAAATTAGTAACCAATTTGCCTCAGCTGCTCAAAAGTAGATAAgataacaaatttaaattaattttgatcttattggataagatcaaatttaatttaaatttaaaatcttaaagatatgataacgaatttaaatcagatttgattttattagattaaatcatatttgatttaaatttaaaattcctaaaaatactactaaataaATCAGaattaaatcaaatcttttaacaaATCTTAACAACAAAGCAACTAAAATATAggcctaataatttcgaaaattaatattaaatttgtgtCTTCTTTTAAACTTGAAAAATACTTAtgggcttcttgctgtcctgacttagcccaatAGACCTTATGAGTTGTCGTCATTTCAACACTACTCTTTTTGAAACGAACTTTTGGTCTCCTTGATATCCAAAATTGGTATGGTATAATTTTTCTAGGATTCAAATCTTTGAACGTGACAAGATTACCATTCTCCCCCTTATCTCTAAAATGACGAAAATACCCTCCTTAACACATATCaactaacatgactaatttaaaatctttaaaggacaaatttgattaaaaaaaaaatttttaaagaccaatttaaaaaataaataatctttttaagactaatttaattatttaccaattttcttttatatatagaaTAGATTTTTCatgacaagaaaaaaaaaagaataaatttttaagtttgtcttcaaaaatcaaactaactattatttttattcatacaaaattaaaatattgacaaatttaaattaattttatattcaaaaaataaataaattattattctgtctataaaagtttaaaatattaataaaatatttataataaaattaatatttagatatttttgttatataaatttttttttataaatacaaaactaatttcatttatttataattaaatttgtcaTTATTTTAAATTGGTTTAATTACTTTGCTGTTTTcgatagttttgcaaaattttcaattaggtcctatatttttttttttttaattgaatccttacaccaaattttttttaattgagttcctacactttttttttcttttattcaggtttctgtaccaattctttttttttttttagttgggtctctgtaaaattaagtcaattactactaagagggacttaattgaaaaaaaattgatacagagatccaattaaaaagaaaaaaaatataaagacctaattaaaaatttcacgaaactataggaccaatcgaataattaaaacttttaaatttgtaTAAACAGAAAAAATACTTTACTCTTAGAAATAAACAAAGTAAAGTATTTTCTAATACAAGAGTGAGGTTAAGTTTGCTACGTATACCAATTCTATTTTCTAAACTAagtaaaatgaaattacaaattcaaTTCACCTGGAAATTAAATACTGAAAGGCGAAGAAGTGATACCCAAGGCATGCATGATGCACAATTGCACATGGTGAATCTTAAAAGCAAGGCAAACtacgagaaaaataaaaaaatgtcataCTTTGTTGGCTACCGGTGGCTATTTAACTATAAAGTTTGGCTACCATGTgctctaaaaatatataataaatttattattaataaataattttaattttttttatttaataaatataaataaatacactaaaaacttaaaatttttatacttttaaaaaaaattaatttataattttaacttATGTACTTAaaacacataataaataaatttttaattataaatctcTATAAAACAAACCTTATAAAAAGTCTTTGTACTCTGTAGTAGTGTCACAGAAGTTTCAAATTACCGATTAATTGTTGGTGAATGCTATAGTGTCTAAAAAGTAGtgcatatttattaaaaaaagttaaaaattattatttaatttaaaaaatataagaataaataattttaaaaaaattaaaatttactataaaaaataaattagataaaatttagaCAAAAATTCATAGCCACTATAGAATTGACCTTAATTGTTTCACAGCATCCCATTTGAAGATATTGATGGAAGCTGAAGTTTTGTTTTGTCTCATTCTAAAGTTATGTGTCACGGTCTTAAATACACTCTAAGGATATTATGCTAGTATTTGAATTTATTCAACTTCTTAATCTAAGACTACATCAgcttaaaaatatttagaaaaaaaaaaactaagaatataagagaaagaaaattttAGTAGAAAAAATACTTTATTATTCAAGTATTTGTTTCAAATGAATCACATACTCAAACTCTAACTTTCTCCTCCTATTTATAGTCATTCACCTTTTTAATAGatagttaggattaaatctaatcaacggtccagattaatAATTCAGAACCTTCATTACAAATATCTATTTTACCACaactttctaaatacttctagattattccatactacTCTTTATACTTTTATATACATCAAGACTTTTTTAGAATACTCTATGACTttctagagtcttctagaacTTTCTAAGGTATTTCGAAACCTTCTAGaacattctagaacgttccgaAATCATTTAGAACATTCTCAAAcactttaaaaaattatacaaaccgttaaatctaaccttctaaaatttaccgtgacatatatcttatcttctttttcctctctcaTAATAGAGACTACTAGAATTTTGCCAAGAAGAATACGTTTCCAAGGACTTTGGCTATATTGTTAACCAAAAATACTATTAGCACGTTaaaattagttataaaaattaattattttagtttaaagtttttttttaatatatattttatattttaatagatattgtattcaataattaattttaatatacaactaATTAATAAGACCATAAAAAACACACCAACTTTTCTTATAATATTCGAAGAAAATAAAATACCAATTACACTACTAGTATTCTATTTTGGTGAAAAGAACGCTATCAGGGGGGGAAAATAAAAAACGAATGAAATAGATGAGTGATTTTATCACTCCTAAAATTGATAATGCTACTTTTTGGCaatttttcaaattatcctccatttttattattttgattttttataattttttattgaaataccTAAAAAATAAGATACAatataaaaatgagaaaaaaaattcacCCCCCAATAATATACCTCATCTCATACTAAGATTTAAAAACGCCTCAATTATTCTTTGAAACCAAGTTGGAAAAGCCGTCAAAAATATCTGCGGCCACTTGCAAGTTGCATGTGTGGTAAGCAGATATTTTCACTTTTTCGGTGATGGGAAtttcttaatattattatttggAGTTCGCTACTTACAAAAGATCCAAAGGGGGAGGCAAATTGATTATTATCATGCGTATACAAATTGGCAACTACtcaaataaaaatgacaaaaatatttgtttacgaatatattttatttaaaaatgtaatttatttatttagtcacattttaaataaagataatatttttataaatatcaaaatttaaccatttaatttattatttaaaaataaaaaaatatatattcacataaacataattataaaattttcattataATATTCACCATCCAAATTATTCATATCCACTCTGCCTCTcgttaaggtagcgtttgttttgaggtactgagacagagactgagagactcagtatcgtgtttgttagttcagagactggtactaaaatttatgtctctgtctctaaaatttcagtatttcagtacctctaaaaagtagggacacagaggactgaaatttttagagatagagactgaaactttaataacattttatacctaaaatactttcatttcaattaattaattttaattttactcttcatgcaaattaaattagagttttattcttgtttcaattcatgtctcccattttgcaccaaacagaatactgagatttatttcaatccctgtctctccatttctgtctctcaatctcagtctttCCATCTTTATCTCTCCATCAAACGCTAACTAAGAGATTCCATTGACACCAACATCTCTTTCAAGATTGTCCTTGGAAACTAGTTAGTCAAACTGCTTCCCTTTTGGCCCAACAATAATATTAAGAGAAGTGCTAGGAGTCagcaatttttatgttttgtaattattaattggccatcaataatatttttaatggtgtgagattacatctaatggtaggagatcactcactttttttttatggttaagtgctggccacaaaatacaaaaattgatGCCCTAAACTTTTTCTAATATTAATATACACTCCAATATGCCATCAAGTAGTGATTACACAGGGTCAAGTGAAAAAGACTAACCCACATGATAAATAATGCTAGTAAAATTAGGTGACAATTATTCGAGTTCCATGTCCATATCCATATCCATAAAACTCAAATTTTGGATGTCACTTCAAACAATTTTGTACATAACAACCATTGAGAAATAACAAGATACCCAAATAATCATGCAAAGTTACATAACATAGCCATTAAGCATTAACCAAtgtctaataaattaataatttcccCAAGAACACATAATTGATTAGTTAATTAGTAAAGCCTATAGTGGCAGCAGCTGATAAATCAATTAAGCAGCTCTTGCAAGAACATTATCCAATGTATGAGGAACATCATTGGGGTCAATGTAGAAGCCTCTCCTAAGTGACCTTGGAACTGTGATGGTTAAGACACCATCTTCATAGCCAGCAGAGATTGCATCAAGATCAACCCTCTCTGGAAGCCTAAACTTCCTCCTGAACTTCCTTGCTGGCTCACTTGAGGATTCATCCACTGCTTCTGTTCTTATTATAAGGTACCTTGAGTCCTCAACCTCCACTCTCAGTTCTTCTTTCCTCACACCTACCATacaaagaattaaattaaaaaaaaaagacccaATTCTAAGATACTATAATAAAGACTAAAGTTGCATTTGGTAGTAAAAAGCATgatatatacaaatatacaaaAAGGTATTTAAGTACCCCAAGGCAGATACAAtatataacaataacaactagCACTCATTTCACGTTATGGAATCAACTACATAGATCAAATAGAGTAATATTCTTTTATGAGGAGTGCTAGGGGACatcaatttttgtgatttgtaaccatcaaatagccattaataatgattttaatggtgtgagattggtgtgagatttcatccaatggctcacttttctttgctggttacatgctggccagaatttaataaaattgctggccctctagactttttcttcttttattactaATCATGATTACATTTAAGCCATTAAACAGAAAATGATTAAGATAATAAACAAGAAGACAGAGAAAAAGAGATGTGATAAATGGTTGCTTTGCTTGCTTACCAGGAATATCAGCTGAGAAAATGTGAGAATCATGGGTCTCAGTCCAGTGAACATAGTTTTCAGGGATGAAGTCATATGGGAAGAGGAGATGGGAAGGGAGAAGGAATTGCCATGGTACAGAGTGGGATGCTGAGAACTCCATTGTTGGTTATGAGTTATGAATCATGAATCACAGATATAATGGGAATCAAGAAAAGGAAAGGTTAGTTGGTTGGCCTTTTTCAGAGGTCAAGTGGCCAAGTTGCTATATCAATATGCAGttaatataaaaaagattaactaatttactatctttttttatttgtgaAGAGAGGACAGTGAAAAATAAAACTCTTAGTTCAAAATTATTGGTTATTTAAACTTTTTTGTATTATTAGAATTAGTATATGTACCCTTGTTATACacagataatatataaaaatatataaaaaaattgaattttttaaatgaaagtaatttttgtgataaaaaatttataaagttaattaaatttaaaatttaactatttttaatattaaaaataataaaatcaatgagtaataactttacttatttttaaattataaccattacttattaataataatatatagtttgtgattaaattaaaatatttatattagaattttattttttcaaaagattttctttaAATAACATTAGTTATTAAATTTGTAGATATTTTCTTATTACTcatgaataaaatttttaaaccaTCTCAGTCGTATGTTAAAATCGATTTGAGTAAATTCAATTtcgcataaaataaaatttgttcttggattaacttttttattatcaTAGTAAAAGAAGCTATTATAGAGAACTATTTTTGTTAATCtacttataattattttatattcaagTATCACATTCATTCTTGGAATCAAAATAATATATGACCAACATTATTACCAACTAAAATTTGCCAATATATTTTGTCTATTCTTAAGTTGAAGTAGTTATATTtgacctaaaaataattttatatttttttattagtttaaacacCTACTAAAATTgccaaaaaaaaagatgaatgtaCAATATTTTGTCTTAGTTCttgaaaaataatagaagaattcaTGTCTAAAATCTCGAATTGTCCATATATAAAAGAATAGATATATgccatttttcaaataaaaaaatattttgttagaaTAGAAATAGAAGTGATATTGATTATTCAATAATCAAAATGAATTTGTCCATCTAATACaactatttttttatcaaaaaaaaaatttgttatgtaaaaaaaaatcaagataTTACTCAAATATTTATCAAATGCTTCATAACAGTACCTACTAactaataagtatttttttttattatgagtttgGTTTTCACTAACAAAATTGTTTAAGAGTAACCGAATTAAATCATGAATATAGAATCCTTAATCACAATtggtaatattttaaattttaagtttttccCCATTCTTCTATTATGAATGAGTAAAGATGCACTATGCAATGTCACTTGAATTAAAATTTAGTGCATTTTACTCTTTGAGTGAATTTCGACCAATCTCTAAAGAATTATTGTTGTCGTACCTTATGATCATAAATAAAGTCAAAATCCTTCTCTACGATAGACTGATACACAAccgtaataattttattaaagggtaaagtactaaattggttccCTACGTTTGGgtataattttgttttgattcttaaagtttaaagtgtcttatttgaatccaaaaaagtttcatttagcttcaatgtagtcccactgtgaggttaaaattaaataattaacaaaatgtcctatATAACAATaagattgataatatgaaaaataagtACAAGTTTCAGAGGCACAAAATTAACcatggatgcatcaatacatttttttatcattctcctt harbors:
- the LOC112741202 gene encoding 15.4 kDa class V heat shock protein is translated as MEFSASHSVPWQFLLPSHLLFPYDFIPENYVHWTETHDSHIFSADIPGVRKEELRVEVEDSRYLIIRTEAVDESSSEPARKFRRKFRLPERVDLDAISAGYEDGVLTITVPRSLRRGFYIDPNDVPHTLDNVLARAA